The genomic window CAACTTCATTTTAGCCACTATAAACATGAAGCTCAAAATGCAAAGTGTGTACAAATGCTatgcaagtgcaaaagtgcaaagaaaaggaaagataccAATTGGAAACTTGACTACTCTACTAGTGTACAAAGCAAGCACTCCCCCAACCTAAAAGGGGAAGCAAACCCCAAGCTCACCTCGCAAGCGAGCAAAGGTGGCTTGATCCAGAGGCTTAGTGAGAATATCAGCTAATTGCTCCTCTGAACTCACATGAATCAGGTCTATGTCTCCTTTCTCATAGTGATCGCACAAGAAGTGATAGCGGTTCTCTATGTGCTTCGTCTTGGAGTGATGCACGGGATTCTTAGCAACGCTAATTGCACTAGTGCTATTGCAAAAGATAGGCACTCTAGTGTACTCAAGACCATAATCCCGCAACATGTGCATCATCCAAAGAAGCTGTGAGCAACAAGCAGCGGCGGCAATGTACTCGGCCTCACAAGTGGACTGTGATACGCCGGTTTGCTTACACGAAGACCATGACACAAGCGACGTACCCAAGAACTAGCACGTACCAGAGGTGGATTTCCTCTCGATATGGCAACCCCCATGATCAGCATCAGAAAAGCCTCGAAGCGTCAAGGAAGAGCCGACAGAATACCAAAGACCGAATTCAGGGGTGAAATGGAGGTACTTGAGAATCTGCTTGACGGCCTGGCGATGCGACACCCGTGGTGAAGACTGAAAGTGCGCACAGAGGCATACAACAAACTGTATGTCAGGTCTCGTCGCCGTCAAGTAGAGGAGTGACCCGATCAAGCTCTGGTACTCCTTCTCGTCCACCGGCTCGCCGTCCTTGTCCGCATCAAGAGCCGTAGTCGTGCACATGGGCGtcaaaagaggcttggcctcgccCATGTCAAACTTACGAAGGATGTCCCGGGTGTACTTCGCTTGATGTATGAACGTGCCGTCTTGTGTCTGCCTGATTTGGAGCCCAAGGAAGAAATTGAGctcgcccatcatgctcatctcgaACTCCCTGCTCATCATATCAGAAAACTTGGCCACAAGGCCGTGAGAAGAGCCACCGAAAATGATATCATCCACGTAAATCTGAACAATGAGAGTGTCAacgccttgcttgaggaggaaaAGCGTCTTATCTACCGTCCCCATTTTGAAACCTTTTGAAATCAAGAAAGTTTTCAAACggtcataccatgctctaggcgcttgtttcaaaccatacaaagccttttgcAATTTGAAAACATGGTGGGGAAACTTGGGATTTTCAAAACCCGGGGGTTGTTTCACATACACCTcctcctctatgtacccatttagaaaagcacttttgacatccatttgaAATAACTTAAAACCCTTCGAAGCGGCAAAAGCTAGAAGGATCCTAATGGCGTCTAAACGtgcaacaggagcaaaggtttcttcatagtctacgCCCTCTTTCTGTGTAAACCCCTGAGCAACCAACCTAGCTTTGTTCCTCACTACCTtcccatcctcactctgcttgttttttgaaaacccacttggttcctaTGGGATGGCAATCGGGTGGAGGTGGAACTAGATCCCAAACGTGGTTGCGCTCAAAGTTTTCTAACTCCTCATGCATAGCGTTGACCCAATCAGAATCAGAAAGTGcgtgttgtaacacccctggtgttacgagtttatttagcaccacgatttaggcctaagaaaaatttccgaaacgagttttttgggtttttaatttaaaacgtacttgctgcgacaagtgaatcccgtgtgacttagtttcgtggactcaaatcaacgctcagataaattacgcagtgcatagaaatattcaggaatgtccgacgacgattctagagaacgttttgttcggttagattaagcatgaaaatcaacttttataaataaaataaaatccattaataaatagaacgatacttATAAACTCACgagtttattttgttaagcacgaactgacgagaaagagagcgcagcagcttcgtttattttttttCGGCGTGCACCATACTCGCCTGGAATCCAACACGGTTCACTGCGTCCGGCACCGTCTTGCATGCTGGGCACTGTAGCACCAAGGAAATCACTGTAGCACGAAGCCAGCACTGTCCCCAGAGTCTCACGGAGCACACAGGTCACGCAGGAAACATC from Miscanthus floridulus cultivar M001 chromosome 11, ASM1932011v1, whole genome shotgun sequence includes these protein-coding regions:
- the LOC136492213 gene encoding uncharacterized mitochondrial protein AtMg00810-like, producing the protein MGTVDKTLFLLKQGVDTLIVQIYVDDIIFGGSSHGLVAKFSDMMSREFEMSMMGELNFFLGLQIRQTQDGTFIHQAKYTRDILRKFDMGEAKPLLTPMCTTTALDADKDGEPVDEKEYQSLIGSLLYLTATRPDIQFVVCLCAHFQSSPRVSHRQAVKQILKYLHFTPEFGLWYSVGSSLTLRGFSDADHGGCHIERKSTSGTC